A window of Metabacillus sp. B2-18 contains these coding sequences:
- a CDS encoding SCO family protein gives MKNRKVIVNGLAAMFILVGFFLIYSVWPREEKLPVLDKVEPFILQSIDEQSYNSDNGKVKLLTFFYTKCPDICPLTMVDFQTLQSELQKKGLFGDKVELVAVTLDPENDTIEVVKEYSQAFEASPEGWKFLRGSEEETQAIADLYHMKYKKLEGDFIAHNTTMFLVDGKQQIRGLYDMANQNNAVKVDDILLAMEELVVDE, from the coding sequence TTGAAGAATAGAAAAGTGATAGTAAATGGTCTGGCTGCTATGTTTATCTTAGTAGGTTTTTTTCTTATTTATTCTGTTTGGCCAAGAGAAGAAAAGCTTCCTGTTCTAGATAAAGTAGAACCATTTATTTTGCAATCAATTGATGAACAAAGCTATAACTCGGATAATGGAAAAGTCAAATTATTGACCTTTTTTTACACAAAATGTCCAGATATTTGCCCACTCACTATGGTTGATTTTCAAACATTACAATCCGAGCTTCAAAAAAAAGGTCTTTTTGGAGATAAGGTAGAGCTGGTGGCTGTTACTCTTGACCCTGAGAACGACACCATTGAAGTGGTTAAAGAATATTCTCAGGCTTTTGAGGCCAGTCCTGAGGGATGGAAATTTCTGAGGGGGTCTGAAGAGGAGACACAAGCAATTGCAGACCTTTATCATATGAAATACAAGAAACTCGAAGGTGACTTTATTGCACATAACACAACCATGTTTTTAGTTGATGGGAAGCAGCAAATAAGAGGTCTTTATGATATGGCGAATCAAAACAATGCAGTTAAAGTAGATGATATTCTACTTGCAATGGAAGAGCTAGTTGTGGATGAATAA
- a CDS encoding cytochrome c biogenesis CcdA family protein — translation MVIDVNVFLAFGAGCLSFLSPCCLPLYPVFLSYMTGLSAREITEGADGKKRIVIFHTLSFLLGFSIIFIVLGISTSWLSNIFIQYQDLIRQIGAVFILFFGFVTIGLLKPRVLLREKRIKLKWSPSSYVGSVLIGVGFAAGWTPCVGPILASVIALGLYTGEGFLYVMSYMLGFAIPFFVMAFFLEKTNSLRKYSQKLMKMSGLMMIIMGLLLFFDLLTKLTSFLTEYIYRGFTGF, via the coding sequence ATGGTGATTGATGTAAATGTTTTCTTAGCCTTTGGAGCTGGATGTTTGTCCTTTCTCTCACCCTGCTGTCTACCTTTATATCCTGTATTTTTGTCATATATGACAGGATTATCTGCACGGGAAATAACCGAGGGTGCAGATGGGAAAAAACGTATTGTTATATTTCACACGCTATCTTTCTTATTGGGCTTTTCCATTATTTTTATTGTGTTAGGAATTTCAACCTCTTGGCTAAGTAACATATTTATTCAGTACCAGGATTTAATTAGACAAATAGGGGCAGTTTTCATCCTGTTTTTTGGCTTTGTAACGATCGGACTCTTGAAGCCAAGGGTTCTATTAAGAGAAAAAAGAATTAAGCTAAAATGGAGTCCTTCAAGTTATGTGGGGTCAGTATTAATTGGGGTTGGATTTGCAGCTGGATGGACGCCGTGTGTGGGGCCGATTCTTGCCTCGGTTATTGCTCTTGGACTTTATACAGGGGAAGGATTTCTTTACGTGATGTCCTATATGCTTGGATTTGCCATCCCTTTTTTTGTGATGGCCTTTTTTCTAGAAAAAACAAATTCCTTAAGAAAATATAGTCAAAAGCTTATGAAAATGTCAGGGCTTATGATGATCATTATGGGGCTCCTCTTATTTTTTGATCTTCTTACAAAGCTTACTAGCTTCCTGACTGAATATATTTATAGAGGTTTTACAGGTTTTTAA
- a CDS encoding FixH family protein gives MRKLTNMIMTSFLFFFVSACQSPSSHHEHMKGQEEFLDVSVKLNPKEIEAGVSFSIQLHITQMDNDINHADDVRIDVWKDGEESEKETYEATYDGKGMYVVDLMLEESGSYKVMYHVTAKEQHVMNEVPLTVQEGN, from the coding sequence ATGAGAAAGCTAACAAATATGATTATGACGTCCTTCTTGTTTTTCTTTGTGAGTGCTTGTCAGAGCCCTTCTAGTCATCATGAACATATGAAGGGCCAAGAAGAATTTTTAGATGTTTCAGTTAAGCTTAATCCAAAGGAGATAGAAGCAGGTGTTTCATTTTCTATACAGCTCCATATTACTCAAATGGACAATGATATAAATCATGCAGATGATGTACGAATAGATGTATGGAAGGATGGAGAAGAATCAGAGAAAGAAACGTATGAAGCGACTTATGACGGAAAGGGGATGTATGTCGTTGACCTTATGCTCGAGGAATCCGGTTCTTATAAGGTCATGTATCATGTTACAGCAAAAGAGCAGCATGTTATGAATGAAGTCCCTTTAACCGTCCAGGAGGGGAATTAA